In Sardina pilchardus chromosome 8, fSarPil1.1, whole genome shotgun sequence, a genomic segment contains:
- the spaca9 gene encoding LOW QUALITY PROTEIN: sperm acrosome-associated protein 9 (The sequence of the model RefSeq protein was modified relative to this genomic sequence to represent the inferred CDS: deleted 2 bases in 1 codon): protein MNEVKERLAAIEKKKKRFKQQQFIFTSALERSQEQAHGRPEPVKTVSQIQRYMIHHCSNATDRSDLHNVLKLISATWRYASSDALVTCKLLLHPDSVISKLRAQHPHDELLRLSLEAKQHYGGVISFIPLALDLLRSAAASPDLTPDPSPVPSPTTPTTPPHSACSHAGSQKAEGDVRVQSAQPQRHPTATHTAARHAGKPAWRPAGGRRK, encoded by the exons ATGAATGAGGTGAAGGAAAGACTAGCAGctattgaaaagaaaaagaaacgttTCAAACAACAGCAATTTATCTTCACATCTGCTCTGGAGAGATCGCAGGAACAAGCACATGGAAGGCCCGAGCCAGTCAAGACGGTTTCACAG ATCCAGAGGTATATGATCCACCATTGCAGCAACGCCACAGACAGA TCAGATCTCCACAACGTCCTGAAGCTCATCAGCGCCACCTGGCGGTACGCCAGCAGTGATGCTTTGGTCACCTGCAAGTTGCTTCTCCACCCAGACAGCGTCATAAGCAAGCTGCGTGCACA GCACCCACATGACGAGCTGCTGCGTCTCTCCTTGGAGGCCAAACAGCACTACGGGGGCGTCATCAGCTTCATCCCACTGGCCCTGGACCTGCTGCGGTCAGCCGCCGCCTCGCCTgacctgacccctgacccctcacCTGTGCCCTCCCCTACGACCCCCACGACCCCGCCGCACTCCGCCTGCAGCCACGCCGGCTCCCAGAAGGCCGAGGGAGACGTACGCGTCCAGTCAGCGCAGCCCCAGCGACACCCAACGGCCACGCACACAGCAGCTCGGCATGCTGGGAAGCCTGCGTGGAGACCCGCTGGGGGCAGACGCAAGTGA